In bacterium, one genomic interval encodes:
- a CDS encoding flagellar assembly protein FliW, whose product MTGSAEQAPRTSPGPEAAATTVVRFPEGVPGFEQVRAFQLLENPEARPFFWLQAADQDQPRLLVVDPRAFADDYRPNFTRHELARVGLGPADDKILLVVVTLRPEGPTANLRAPIVVNAVKMVGAQIILEESHWPLRRPLFAAGA is encoded by the coding sequence GTGACTGGATCCGCCGAACAGGCTCCCCGCACCTCGCCCGGTCCCGAGGCGGCGGCGACGACCGTCGTCCGCTTCCCGGAGGGCGTGCCCGGCTTCGAACAGGTGCGCGCCTTCCAGCTGCTCGAGAACCCGGAGGCGCGGCCGTTCTTCTGGCTGCAGGCCGCGGACCAGGACCAGCCGCGGCTCCTCGTCGTCGATCCGCGCGCCTTCGCCGACGACTATCGGCCGAACTTCACGCGGCACGAGCTGGCCCGGGTCGGGCTCGGCCCCGCCGACGACAAGATCCTCCTCGTCGTCGTGACGCTCCGGCCCGAGGGGCCGACCGCCAACCTCCGCGCCCCGATCGTCGTCAACGCCGTGAAGATGGTCGGCGCCCAGATCATCCTCGAAGAGAGCCATTGGCCGCTTCGCCGTCCGCTGTTCGCGGCGGGCGCGTGA
- the flgL gene encoding flagellar hook-associated protein FlgL, with the protein MRVSQMFSQQVYLRTLKQTKSDLDATLAQLSSGKRVQYASDDPEAAKELLQLADETQQLTLRKNGISQARPWLQNTEQALTNLSTTLQSALTYGLQGSSSTMQQAERDALAEQIAGLRSQVNGLTNLQVAGHYIFSGTLTDTAPYDAAGVYQGNETQIQIPVDDGTTPINLPGDQVFGNSSSGPLKLLGDLETALRSGTAADVQGLLDPLRAAISKNAATLARVGNYRKQLEDADARIDDRMLEVKSRANDIGSADMAQTVSDVAKYTQGHEATLAAGARLYGSTFFDYLS; encoded by the coding sequence ATGCGCGTCAGCCAGATGTTCAGCCAGCAGGTCTACCTGAGGACGCTCAAGCAGACGAAGAGCGATCTCGACGCGACGCTGGCCCAGCTGTCGTCGGGGAAGCGGGTGCAGTACGCCTCCGACGATCCGGAAGCGGCGAAGGAGCTGCTCCAGCTCGCCGACGAGACGCAGCAGCTGACGCTGCGCAAGAACGGGATCTCGCAGGCCCGGCCGTGGCTCCAGAACACGGAACAGGCGCTGACCAATCTCAGCACGACGCTGCAGAGCGCCCTCACCTACGGCCTGCAGGGCTCCTCCTCCACGATGCAGCAGGCCGAACGAGACGCGCTGGCGGAGCAGATCGCCGGTCTGCGCTCCCAGGTGAACGGACTGACCAACCTGCAGGTCGCCGGCCACTACATCTTCTCGGGAACCCTGACCGACACGGCGCCGTACGACGCCGCCGGCGTCTATCAGGGAAACGAGACGCAGATCCAGATCCCCGTGGACGACGGCACCACGCCGATCAACCTTCCCGGCGACCAGGTTTTCGGCAATTCGTCGTCCGGCCCGCTCAAGCTGCTCGGCGACCTGGAGACGGCGCTCCGCAGCGGGACCGCCGCCGACGTGCAGGGACTGCTCGACCCGCTGCGCGCCGCGATCTCGAAGAACGCCGCCACGCTGGCCCGGGTCGGCAACTACCGCAAGCAGCTCGAGGACGCGGACGCCCGCATCGACGACCGGATGCTCGAGGTGAAGAGCCGCGCCAACGACATCGGATCGGCGGACATGGCGCAGACGGTGTCCGACGTGGCGAAGTACACTCAGGGGCACGAGGCGACGCTGGCCGCCGGCGCCCGCCTCTACGGCTCGACGTTCTTCGACTATCTCTCCTAG
- the flgK gene encoding flagellar hook-associated protein FlgK, translating into MGVFDYISISRTALGAFRQGMNIAGYNVANANTEGYSRRVMQLGPTQTVEVRNGIIGTGVDVTGVKRQRDAFLDFATRRELGRMGTDKSREEILSALEPVLGGTDSAGLTTALTSFFDSFETLSVQPDSPSSRANVVAQADNLASTLNRVDAQFDEAQRNADSRVVATLDRVNAILVQVRQINLDITSQEAGGAEASDLRDQRDKLLDELSQKVPVRIVEANNGQTSVFLDSTGDPLLAGVSMRQLQAVKTADGFTHVSIDRGGEITDISGALGGGELGGYLEARDTDIASYRTQLDTLASVIANQFNTVQKAGFDHAGNAGVAMFVPDPPGAHEAAAIRINSAVSADPNLVAASSAAGEAGNNSNALAFVALRTRTLASLGDQTINGYAAGVIAGVGTDVKSVSAGLEASQTIVDSLDQQRSAISGVSLDEEAADLVRWQQAFQASARFLQMSNQMIDEVLNDLAR; encoded by the coding sequence GTGGGCGTCTTCGACTACATCTCCATCAGCCGGACGGCCCTGGGCGCGTTTCGCCAAGGGATGAACATCGCCGGCTACAACGTGGCCAACGCCAACACCGAGGGGTACTCGCGGCGGGTCATGCAGCTCGGCCCGACGCAGACCGTCGAGGTGCGGAACGGCATCATCGGCACCGGCGTGGACGTCACCGGGGTCAAGCGGCAGCGCGACGCCTTCCTCGACTTCGCCACCCGGCGCGAGCTGGGGCGGATGGGGACCGACAAGAGCCGCGAGGAGATCCTGAGCGCGCTCGAGCCGGTGCTCGGCGGCACCGACAGCGCGGGGCTGACCACCGCGCTGACGTCGTTCTTCGATTCGTTCGAAACGCTCTCCGTGCAGCCCGACTCGCCGTCGTCCCGCGCCAACGTCGTCGCGCAGGCGGACAACCTCGCCTCGACGCTCAACCGCGTCGACGCGCAGTTCGACGAGGCGCAGCGGAACGCCGACTCCCGCGTGGTGGCCACGCTGGACCGCGTGAACGCCATCCTGGTCCAGGTCCGCCAGATCAACCTCGACATCACCTCCCAGGAGGCGGGGGGCGCCGAGGCCTCCGATCTGCGGGACCAGCGCGACAAGCTGCTCGACGAGCTGTCCCAGAAGGTCCCGGTGCGGATCGTCGAGGCGAACAACGGCCAGACGAGCGTCTTCCTCGACAGCACGGGCGACCCGCTGCTCGCCGGCGTCTCGATGCGCCAACTGCAGGCGGTCAAGACCGCGGACGGCTTCACGCACGTCTCGATCGACCGCGGCGGCGAGATCACCGACATCTCCGGCGCCCTCGGCGGCGGCGAACTGGGCGGCTACCTGGAGGCGCGGGACACGGACATCGCGTCGTACCGGACGCAGCTCGACACGCTGGCGAGCGTGATCGCCAATCAGTTCAACACCGTGCAGAAGGCGGGGTTCGACCACGCGGGGAACGCCGGCGTCGCGATGTTCGTGCCCGATCCGCCCGGCGCGCACGAGGCGGCGGCGATCCGGATCAACTCCGCGGTCTCGGCGGACCCGAACCTGGTCGCCGCCTCGAGCGCCGCCGGCGAGGCGGGGAACAACTCCAACGCCCTGGCGTTCGTCGCGCTGCGCACGCGGACGCTGGCGTCGCTGGGCGACCAGACGATCAACGGCTACGCGGCGGGCGTGATCGCCGGCGTCGGCACCGACGTCAAGTCGGTCTCGGCCGGGCTCGAGGCGAGCCAGACGATCGTCGACTCGCTCGACCAGCAGCGGTCGGCGATTTCTGGCGTCAGCCTCGACGAAGAGGCCGCCGACCTCGTCCGCTGGCAGCAGGCCTTCCAGGCGTCGGCAAGGTTCTTGCAAATGTCGAATCAGATGATCGACGAAGTCCTGAACGATCTCGCGAGGTAA